One Leptospira fainei serovar Hurstbridge str. BUT 6 DNA window includes the following coding sequences:
- a CDS encoding FtsX-like permease family protein, which produces MSLYLLFLFEYFRTHISRVVFALLGISLGVGLFLSTTTNAGKAERSLIDFSLGYFRRDYKLKVGASQPGQTISWNTISYIYNDPRLRKITNILPRSQREAIASDNLRILYLAIDLIKETPGKSLIGQNGRIQTLSPADTTFVSQAVWDRYKGKPFDLLLDGVTREIRNYHPVKTEGGFLVFQDFSLASQNIDTEKGPDYLLLRCPEDDATKIKRILAEDLGGNFQVETSREIQEKSANALRSFQLNLLVISFISLLIAFFMVSNTMSGLYLSRERELGILRTLGLDHRKATFLFLSQSLILGVFGSILGLGIGTFFSGLDFFRPESTLVDRSFLSTYGSIPATDYAIALVVGIAGSVFSALIPSSRAGKITPISILRDASKGSSTFGTEKFAVAGVLLFIISLGIANIPSPWKLPLPGLLGIGGIVIGITLAFPFCIKTITGIMISLLEKGDSTFTFLKIGLEELKENPGRNTLTAATVMLSVSLVLCLTILTDSYKRSLNDWVDSEFPSDITVINNRFFHSGIHGGVPRNLIAKIADLKITSYLDGFLVNTRFETDKGVFTVHAYDFNAYAERSDGPEKLIQDETDILVSSNMAFLHKLKIGDVLISGTPNGPKKFVIRGIKEHFFSERGTVMMDIHSYEKIFGIRSLNSIKLFLKDDFKTKEGAEIAKEELKKLFASDPAYSDLTLLDSFQLRELYLYEVNKVFRVLDSLKITALFITLISLLSSLMHNLFDKQRLLGLLKYLGASHAQLAAIVRSEAIFLTSFGAIFGILASLVMAPIILYVVNRNAFGWTLTFTFLPWMPMTIMIAAPILGWLAAFYPLRILKRLNFKLSPE; this is translated from the coding sequence GTGAGTCTATATCTACTCTTTCTATTCGAATATTTTAGAACCCACATTTCACGCGTAGTCTTTGCCTTACTGGGAATTTCCTTAGGTGTCGGATTATTTTTATCCACGACTACCAACGCCGGAAAAGCCGAACGATCCCTGATCGATTTTTCATTGGGTTATTTCAGGAGGGATTATAAACTGAAAGTCGGAGCATCGCAACCCGGCCAAACGATTTCTTGGAATACGATATCCTATATTTATAATGATCCAAGGCTTCGCAAAATAACGAACATCCTACCCAGAAGCCAACGCGAAGCGATCGCATCGGATAATCTCAGGATTCTTTATCTTGCTATAGATCTGATTAAAGAGACTCCGGGAAAATCCTTGATCGGACAGAATGGGCGAATTCAGACTCTATCGCCTGCGGATACTACGTTCGTCTCTCAAGCGGTCTGGGATCGTTATAAAGGAAAACCGTTCGATCTTTTGCTGGACGGAGTCACTCGAGAGATCCGAAACTATCACCCCGTTAAAACCGAAGGAGGATTTTTAGTTTTCCAGGATTTTTCCCTAGCCTCCCAAAATATCGATACGGAAAAAGGACCGGACTATCTGCTCTTACGCTGCCCGGAGGATGACGCGACTAAAATTAAACGAATTCTGGCGGAAGACCTAGGTGGAAATTTTCAGGTCGAAACATCCCGGGAAATTCAGGAAAAATCGGCAAATGCGCTCCGATCATTTCAACTGAATCTTTTAGTGATTTCTTTCATATCTCTTCTAATCGCATTCTTTATGGTTTCAAACACCATGTCGGGTTTGTATTTGAGTCGCGAGAGAGAATTGGGAATTTTAAGAACTCTCGGGCTAGATCATCGAAAAGCTACGTTTCTATTTTTAAGCCAATCCTTGATTTTGGGAGTCTTCGGAAGCATATTAGGGTTAGGTATCGGCACTTTCTTTTCCGGCTTGGATTTCTTTCGACCGGAATCCACTCTAGTCGATCGCTCCTTTCTATCCACATACGGCTCGATACCCGCAACAGACTATGCGATCGCTTTAGTTGTGGGAATCGCAGGATCCGTTTTTTCGGCATTGATTCCTTCGTCTAGGGCCGGAAAAATAACTCCAATCTCCATCTTAAGAGACGCATCCAAAGGCAGCTCGACATTCGGTACCGAAAAATTCGCCGTCGCAGGGGTCTTACTATTTATCATTTCTTTAGGAATTGCGAATATACCGTCACCCTGGAAACTCCCGTTACCGGGCCTCTTAGGAATCGGTGGAATCGTAATCGGGATTACGCTCGCCTTCCCTTTCTGCATTAAAACCATCACCGGCATAATGATTTCCCTATTGGAAAAGGGAGATTCCACTTTTACGTTTCTAAAAATCGGTCTCGAGGAATTGAAGGAAAATCCCGGAAGAAATACGCTTACGGCGGCGACCGTTATGCTTTCCGTTTCCTTGGTTCTCTGCCTAACGATTCTAACCGACAGCTATAAACGATCACTGAACGATTGGGTGGACTCCGAATTTCCGTCGGACATTACGGTTATCAACAACCGGTTTTTTCATTCGGGAATACACGGAGGCGTGCCGAGAAACCTTATAGCAAAAATCGCCGATTTGAAAATTACATCTTATCTTGACGGGTTTTTGGTAAATACCCGCTTCGAAACCGATAAGGGAGTATTTACGGTTCACGCTTACGATTTCAATGCGTATGCAGAGAGAAGCGACGGGCCTGAAAAATTAATTCAGGATGAAACCGACATTCTCGTTTCTTCCAATATGGCATTTCTTCACAAATTGAAAATAGGAGACGTGCTTATTTCAGGAACTCCAAACGGTCCGAAAAAATTCGTTATTCGAGGCATAAAGGAACATTTCTTCTCCGAGCGAGGAACCGTTATGATGGATATTCATTCGTATGAAAAAATATTCGGAATTCGTTCCCTGAATTCCATCAAACTTTTTCTAAAAGATGATTTTAAGACGAAAGAAGGAGCCGAGATCGCAAAGGAAGAATTAAAAAAGTTGTTTGCGTCCGACCCGGCTTACTCGGATCTCACTCTTTTAGATTCATTTCAACTCCGAGAACTCTATTTGTACGAAGTGAATAAGGTGTTTAGAGTTTTGGATTCCTTAAAAATCACCGCATTATTCATCACTCTCATCTCGCTTTTATCCTCCTTGATGCATAACTTATTCGATAAACAGCGACTTTTAGGTTTGCTAAAATATTTAGGCGCCTCCCACGCGCAATTAGCGGCGATCGTACGATCCGAGGCAATTTTCTTGACCAGCTTCGGGGCGATTTTCGGAATTTTGGCCTCTTTAGTTATGGCTCCGATCATCCTTTATGTGGTGAACCGAAATGCGTTCGGATGGACTTTGACATTCACATTTCTTCCTTGGATGCCGATGACGATCATGATTGCCGCTCCGATTTTAGGTTGGTTGGCCGCTTTTTATCCTCTTCGGATTCTGAAACGTTTGAATTTCAAACTGAGTCCGGAATAG
- a CDS encoding circularly permuted type 2 ATP-grasp protein, with amino-acid sequence MSQQASQNNSLLSGYFPVSGIFDEVCSHQGIPRDKYDFLLRSFDHLGASELRRRKEDSLRILRENGVTYNVYGDDRERIWSLDLFPLLMESKEWDQIERGLIQRSELLDEILKDVYGPRKLLYERKIPPQVLFHSGGFLRACSPIYDNSTFRLAFVATDISRDKSGNFFVIGDRVQAPSGSGYALENRIVLSRVFPSIYRDSQVHRVALYFRSLRKTLYNLSPTKDRDPLIVLLTPGPGNETYFEHAYLAGYLGFTLAQAEDLTVRENKVFLKTVEGLQQVDVIFRRVDDWFMDPLELKGDSLLGVPGILGAVRAGTIVVANPIGSGFLENRALHAYLPALCKFYLGEDLILPNVTTHWMGEESSRAEVFSNYEKYVLKPAVRSSFEPSVFLSQLSQSERDEWRAKINAKPEKYVAQEILSGSTCPVFSGNSEGLSVGKSVLRTFSCLSENGYTSMPGGLVRVAPKHDELIVTNQRGAVSKDLWILSSEEKKDITLLPGNVERIPLKRKGAGVPSRVADNMFWMGRYAERAENMARLVREGVNKILESEESYERDQSSVLLGILSQVSNFSGGFGEAIGSGSLEAVRDKVYEMVTSHYSSGSIRHDLNFFVRTTKSVRDRISDDTRYLISQIESESPSDSSYGEILEYLQKLVTLLSSLSGLSSENMSRETGYYFLDLGKRLERSQFLARVLLSVVNQTTLYNKGVFESLLNVNDIRITYRRRYKYRIEAESVIDILIFDETNPRSLAYQLSRIRENALMISGVNGDLPEEVRLFNELVARFKEEDAKRLFEYADPAGGLRRWLDDIFLQLKAVADALAKKYFRYVENQVRLGGPYG; translated from the coding sequence ATGAGCCAGCAAGCTTCCCAGAACAATAGTCTCCTATCCGGATATTTTCCTGTCTCCGGAATTTTTGACGAGGTATGCTCTCATCAAGGAATACCTCGCGATAAATACGATTTTCTTCTTCGTTCTTTCGATCATTTAGGGGCTTCCGAATTACGTCGGAGAAAAGAAGATAGTCTTAGGATTCTTCGCGAGAACGGAGTCACGTATAATGTTTACGGAGACGATCGTGAAAGAATCTGGTCTCTGGATTTATTCCCGCTTTTGATGGAAAGTAAAGAGTGGGATCAAATCGAAAGAGGTCTGATCCAACGCTCCGAATTGCTGGACGAAATTCTTAAAGACGTTTACGGTCCTAGAAAGCTTCTCTATGAACGAAAAATTCCCCCGCAAGTATTGTTTCATTCAGGCGGATTTTTGCGCGCTTGTTCGCCAATTTACGATAATTCAACGTTTCGATTGGCGTTCGTGGCGACGGATATCAGTCGCGATAAGAGCGGTAATTTTTTCGTAATCGGGGATCGAGTTCAAGCCCCGTCAGGATCCGGTTATGCTCTCGAAAACCGAATCGTTCTTTCCAGAGTTTTTCCGTCGATTTACCGCGATTCCCAAGTCCATCGAGTCGCGTTATATTTTAGATCTTTAAGAAAAACATTATATAATTTATCTCCGACAAAGGACCGTGATCCGCTGATCGTACTTTTGACGCCCGGTCCGGGGAATGAAACGTATTTCGAGCACGCGTATCTCGCCGGATATCTGGGGTTTACTTTAGCGCAAGCCGAAGATCTGACCGTCCGTGAAAATAAGGTTTTCTTAAAAACGGTGGAAGGTTTACAGCAGGTGGACGTTATTTTTCGTCGCGTCGACGATTGGTTTATGGATCCTCTTGAATTAAAGGGAGATTCTCTATTGGGGGTTCCGGGAATTCTAGGAGCGGTAAGAGCCGGGACGATCGTAGTTGCAAATCCGATCGGCTCGGGTTTCCTTGAAAATCGGGCTTTGCATGCCTATTTGCCCGCATTATGTAAATTTTATTTAGGGGAGGATTTAATTCTCCCTAACGTAACGACTCATTGGATGGGGGAAGAATCCTCCCGAGCGGAAGTATTCTCAAATTACGAAAAATACGTTTTAAAGCCTGCCGTTCGCTCCTCCTTCGAACCCTCCGTATTTTTATCCCAACTTTCCCAATCCGAGCGAGACGAGTGGAGAGCGAAAATTAACGCGAAGCCGGAGAAATACGTAGCTCAGGAAATTCTAAGCGGATCAACCTGTCCCGTTTTCTCCGGAAATTCGGAAGGCTTATCGGTAGGAAAATCGGTTCTAAGAACTTTTTCCTGTCTGTCCGAAAACGGATACACGAGTATGCCCGGCGGCTTAGTTCGGGTTGCGCCGAAACATGACGAACTTATCGTTACGAACCAAAGAGGGGCGGTGTCCAAAGATCTTTGGATTTTATCGTCGGAAGAAAAGAAGGATATCACGCTCCTCCCGGGTAATGTCGAACGAATCCCGCTTAAGAGAAAGGGGGCTGGAGTTCCAAGTCGCGTCGCGGACAATATGTTCTGGATGGGGCGTTATGCGGAACGTGCTGAAAATATGGCTAGGCTCGTTCGAGAAGGAGTGAATAAAATTCTCGAATCGGAAGAATCCTATGAAAGAGATCAGTCTTCCGTCCTTCTCGGAATTTTAAGCCAAGTCTCGAATTTTTCGGGAGGGTTCGGAGAGGCAATCGGATCCGGATCCTTGGAGGCTGTCCGTGATAAAGTTTATGAGATGGTTACCTCGCATTACTCATCGGGAAGCATTCGACATGATCTGAATTTCTTTGTCCGAACCACTAAATCGGTGCGGGATCGGATTTCCGACGATACCAGATATTTGATTTCTCAGATTGAAAGCGAATCTCCGAGCGATTCTTCTTACGGAGAAATCCTAGAATACTTGCAAAAATTGGTCACTCTTCTCTCTTCCCTGTCCGGATTATCGTCCGAAAATATGAGCCGCGAGACCGGGTACTATTTCCTGGATTTGGGAAAACGGTTGGAGCGATCCCAGTTTTTAGCGAGAGTACTACTTTCCGTAGTCAACCAAACGACTCTTTATAATAAAGGCGTTTTCGAAAGTCTATTAAACGTAAATGATATTCGAATTACATATCGTAGAAGATATAAATATAGAATCGAAGCCGAATCTGTAATCGATATTCTTATATTCGACGAAACGAATCCTCGTTCTCTGGCTTATCAATTGTCCAGGATTCGAGAAAACGCCTTGATGATTTCCGGAGTCAACGGAGATCTTCCGGAGGAAGTTCGACTTTTCAACGAACTTGTCGCTCGATTTAAGGAAGAGGATGCCAAACGGTTATTCGAATACGCTGACCCGGCGGGGGGCTTGCGCCGCTGGTTGGACGATATCTTTCTGCAATTGAAGGCAGTTGCGGATGCCTTAGCGAAAAAATATTTCCGCTACGTGGAAAATCAGGTTCGCCTGGGAGGACCGTATGGCTGA
- a CDS encoding acyl-CoA desaturase, translating to MEQTKKIALKTTIFLIATPIIGVFGTAALLLTRGIPTYTWLAFLFMLVATGLSITGGYHRLFSHRAYKAALPVRLFYIFFGAAAFQQSVIEWSSDHRIHHRYVDKDEDPYSITKGFWHAHILWLFKDRSYREPTNVNDLWEDKWVKFQHENYYSVAIFMNFILPMIICGLWGDWLGGLIVVGTLRVAINHHFTFFINSLAHYKGAQPYSDKHTAKDNWFIALFTFGEGYHNYHHEFQADYRNGIRWHDYDPTKWLINIFSYLGLASDLKTISDEQILRKKMIMDEKRLRNKLEVKSESLAPGFEERLESLRKTVQERQLRLLALKTEQEEVDKKAVKDAKSDFKVALKTWKRFVSGDLAPA from the coding sequence ATGGAACAAACGAAAAAAATTGCGCTGAAAACTACCATCTTCCTCATAGCCACTCCGATTATCGGGGTGTTTGGCACGGCGGCCCTTCTCTTAACGAGAGGAATACCGACCTATACCTGGCTCGCATTCCTATTTATGCTAGTCGCAACAGGGCTTTCGATTACCGGCGGTTATCACCGCCTTTTCTCGCACAGAGCTTATAAAGCGGCTCTTCCAGTCCGTCTTTTCTATATTTTCTTCGGTGCGGCCGCATTTCAGCAATCCGTTATCGAATGGAGTTCCGATCACAGAATTCACCACAGATATGTGGATAAAGACGAAGATCCTTATTCGATCACAAAAGGTTTTTGGCATGCCCACATCCTATGGTTATTTAAGGATCGAAGCTATAGAGAACCGACCAATGTGAACGACCTTTGGGAAGATAAATGGGTCAAATTCCAACACGAGAATTATTACTCGGTTGCCATTTTCATGAACTTTATTCTCCCGATGATTATCTGCGGACTTTGGGGAGACTGGTTAGGCGGATTGATCGTAGTAGGAACTCTTAGAGTCGCCATCAATCACCATTTCACGTTTTTCATCAACTCGTTGGCGCATTACAAAGGCGCTCAGCCGTATTCGGATAAGCATACCGCTAAGGATAATTGGTTTATAGCTCTCTTTACATTCGGAGAAGGATACCATAACTACCACCACGAATTCCAAGCGGATTATAGAAACGGAATCCGCTGGCACGATTATGATCCGACTAAATGGCTGATCAATATCTTCTCCTACTTAGGACTTGCTAGCGACCTTAAGACTATTTCGGACGAACAGATTCTTCGTAAGAAAATGATCATGGATGAAAAGAGACTTCGCAATAAACTAGAAGTTAAATCCGAATCTTTAGCTCCTGGATTCGAAGAAAGATTGGAATCGCTACGTAAGACCGTCCAGGAAAGACAACTGCGCTTGCTAGCTCTCAAAACCGAGCAAGAAGAAGTCGATAAAAAAGCGGTCAAAGACGCTAAATCGGATTTCAAAGTCGCATTAAAGACTTGGAAGCGTTTCGTATCCGGAGATTTGGCTCCAGCTTAA
- a CDS encoding ABC transporter ATP-binding protein, with protein sequence MLGSTDRLIVRNLKKEYKTGKLSTPVLNGIDIELPTSFITLMGPSGSGKSTFLNILSGIDSADSGEVWVNGFDLTKLSESELTEYRRNDTGIIFQFFHLLPYLDAIENVALPLYISGLGRKAARSIAEEALERVGLANRRTHKPDELSGGEQQRVAIARALGKKPRIVLADEPTGNLDTLHAGKVLELLLELQEKEKFSLIIVTHDREIGTQGKIRLRMKDGRIYQEEEILR encoded by the coding sequence ATGCTCGGATCAACCGATCGACTAATTGTTCGCAATCTTAAGAAAGAATACAAAACGGGAAAATTATCGACGCCCGTTTTGAACGGTATCGATATCGAACTCCCGACTTCCTTCATAACCTTGATGGGCCCATCCGGTTCCGGAAAATCAACATTTTTGAATATTCTTTCCGGAATCGATTCCGCGGACTCCGGAGAAGTGTGGGTGAACGGATTCGATCTGACAAAACTATCCGAATCCGAACTTACGGAATACCGTCGCAACGATACCGGGATCATATTTCAATTTTTCCATCTTCTCCCCTATCTGGATGCGATAGAGAATGTCGCCCTGCCTTTGTATATTTCAGGACTCGGTCGGAAGGCGGCTCGATCGATTGCCGAGGAGGCTTTAGAAAGGGTCGGACTCGCAAATCGAAGAACTCATAAGCCGGACGAACTTTCCGGAGGGGAGCAACAAAGAGTCGCTATAGCCAGAGCTTTAGGTAAGAAACCCAGAATCGTTTTGGCGGACGAGCCGACCGGAAATTTAGATACGCTTCATGCAGGAAAGGTCTTAGAACTTTTGTTGGAACTCCAAGAGAAGGAAAAATTTTCGCTTATTATAGTCACTCATGATAGAGAAATCGGAACGCAAGGTAAAATCCGATTGAGAATGAAAGATGGACGAATCTATCAAGAGGAAGAAATCCTTCGGTGA
- the pyrE gene encoding orotate phosphoribosyltransferase, protein MREELFRLVQNHAYRFREEPFTLASGRKSRHYFNCKEITLHPERLELLCRYIVERHIPSSGLSEQEAYGGLTMGADPICYGIALEFRRQAKNVFPLIVRKQAKEHGTKNLVEGAVNAVKSCVVVDDVITTGGSTLQAVKSLRDSGLEVTACICILDREEGGRQAIEAEGIRVYPIFKKSEFGNLE, encoded by the coding sequence GTGAGAGAGGAATTATTTAGACTCGTGCAGAATCATGCGTATCGATTTAGGGAAGAACCCTTTACGTTAGCAAGCGGAAGAAAGTCTAGACATTACTTTAATTGCAAGGAAATCACTTTGCACCCTGAAAGATTGGAATTGCTTTGTCGGTATATTGTGGAAAGACATATTCCGAGTTCGGGGCTTTCCGAACAGGAAGCATACGGCGGTCTAACTATGGGTGCGGACCCGATTTGCTACGGAATTGCTCTCGAGTTCAGACGGCAGGCGAAAAACGTATTTCCTTTAATCGTAAGAAAACAAGCAAAAGAACATGGAACGAAGAACCTGGTGGAAGGCGCAGTGAATGCGGTGAAATCCTGCGTGGTCGTTGACGATGTGATAACTACCGGCGGTTCGACGCTTCAAGCGGTAAAGAGTCTTCGGGATTCCGGATTGGAAGTAACGGCTTGTATTTGTATTTTAGACCGGGAAGAAGGCGGCAGACAGGCGATTGAAGCGGAAGGAATTCGAGTATATCCGATTTTTAAAAAATCGGAATTCGGAAATTTGGAGTAA
- a CDS encoding transglutaminase family protein, with the protein MAEYSVRHLTHYTYEKSVAHCLNLAHLCPDSNDRQICRELRITVEPKPKLTEFRRDYFGNTVYSFSVDEPHTVLSVLAEAKVTTDSVFTQFSNSPTGYEVLQALNHCSTKEEMEALEFIGDSLFVVRSELYSEFLNRFLPLNKPYLEAVLEYVMRFREEFKFKAGSTNIYTPLEEVLDKKEGVCQDFTHLSIAAFRSMGFPCRYVSGYIETYPPTGKPKLRGSDATHAWISVYCPGLGWYDFDPTNGKSITEEYIYTSVGRDFSDVSPLRGILFGGGKHKLKVEVDVIQLGDSSGIATDI; encoded by the coding sequence ATGGCTGAGTATTCCGTGCGTCATCTTACGCATTATACGTACGAAAAGTCGGTGGCGCATTGTTTAAATTTGGCTCACCTTTGTCCGGATTCGAATGATCGTCAGATTTGCCGGGAACTTAGGATCACTGTCGAGCCGAAACCTAAATTAACGGAATTTCGGAGAGATTATTTCGGAAATACGGTTTATTCTTTTTCCGTCGACGAGCCTCACACCGTTCTTTCCGTACTTGCCGAAGCCAAAGTTACTACGGATTCCGTCTTTACCCAATTTTCAAATTCTCCGACCGGTTACGAGGTTTTACAGGCCTTGAATCATTGTTCCACGAAGGAGGAAATGGAAGCTCTTGAATTTATCGGCGATTCCCTATTCGTAGTTCGGTCCGAATTATATTCGGAATTTTTAAATCGGTTTCTCCCGTTGAATAAGCCTTATTTGGAAGCCGTACTGGAATACGTAATGCGGTTTCGTGAAGAATTCAAATTCAAAGCGGGGAGTACGAATATATACACTCCTTTGGAAGAAGTGTTGGATAAGAAGGAAGGTGTTTGTCAGGACTTCACTCACTTATCCATCGCTGCGTTTCGTTCCATGGGATTTCCCTGCCGGTATGTATCCGGTTATATCGAAACGTATCCGCCGACCGGTAAACCTAAATTAAGGGGAAGCGATGCAACTCATGCTTGGATATCCGTTTACTGTCCGGGATTAGGTTGGTATGATTTCGATCCAACCAACGGTAAAAGCATAACGGAAGAGTATATTTACACTTCCGTGGGACGGGATTTTTCGGATGTTTCTCCGTTACGGGGAATCCTATTCGGAGGAGGAAAGCATAAGTTGAAAGTCGAAGTGGATGTGATTCAGTTGGGTGATTCTTCCGGAATCGCGACGGACATTTAA
- a CDS encoding TonB-dependent receptor family protein, translated as MVYKSYLRTFILYLFLLLPISTILSQPNGGTEEEKPKNGNETKEQPSKEEEDINEKRRRFLESGQINVIGSKDEDLKKIPGSANVVGKKILKETSPIDSMEALRRVPGATIRYQDAVGLTPNIAFRGVSNEESRKTLILEDGVFTSLSPYGQPESYFIPHIDRMERVEVVKGSGSILFGPTTLGGIVNFVTRKPPEKPTLNLKLIGGINGYASNLVQYGGTVQNTNTAYDVSYLHTQGNGFRNYQGFNVNDFNVKLMQKIGDKDTVFLKYQVYQQDSQATYLGLTQGLYWKDPKINPARFDRKHVERQAAVIGHDHAFNENWKLITRSYWTNVGFDFKQESYSYNSPNELGLPTPPTGNVFAVYSPAPIGNRPGDVIYMLNTTPNRHQFFRTGGLETKLEGKFVAFGLEHEISGGARAHYETVNAAYNQFPYPTMNQGITTQQQTRNARAYATYVQDSIKLTERLKIIPGVRYEYISQGVFTHRKFATATDVTYGLATTVGQNILVNQANESYTKVVLPGFGITYDLMEKFMWFAGAHTAFAPPSFSTILNPSLGLGYKLNAERSNNYETGVRGNITKYFYTQISTYALFFSNQIVNTNEAGSSIGAVPINAGKSVNRGVESNFVFDFGKFAESRWEIPLEIAYSYTRAISTTYVPVGTIQNADGTVSVTNQPLFSVNSAGNVIKVNTSGNYLPYVPMHTVITAFGVKSPRGFYVRVEYQHFDKQYSDLQNTKNQSSDGSQGVVPAYGIWNADFGYEVPGGRWSIFVNGKNLEDRVYISGRLPVGIQQGPYRQINIGATLKLD; from the coding sequence GGATCGGCTAACGTCGTCGGAAAGAAAATTCTGAAAGAGACGAGTCCGATCGATTCGATGGAAGCCTTGAGAAGGGTCCCGGGCGCCACAATTCGCTACCAGGATGCTGTCGGTCTTACTCCAAACATTGCGTTTCGCGGTGTGAGCAATGAGGAATCCAGAAAAACGCTGATTTTGGAGGACGGTGTTTTCACTTCTTTGAGTCCTTATGGGCAACCGGAAAGTTATTTTATTCCTCATATCGATCGTATGGAAAGAGTCGAGGTAGTGAAGGGTTCCGGCTCCATTCTATTCGGCCCTACGACTTTGGGTGGTATCGTCAATTTTGTGACTCGAAAGCCTCCCGAAAAACCGACTCTAAATTTGAAATTGATCGGGGGAATAAACGGGTACGCTTCCAACTTGGTTCAATACGGCGGGACGGTCCAAAACACGAATACCGCTTATGACGTTTCGTATTTACATACCCAGGGAAACGGATTTAGAAATTATCAAGGTTTTAACGTTAACGATTTTAACGTTAAATTAATGCAAAAAATCGGGGATAAGGATACGGTTTTTCTAAAGTATCAAGTCTACCAACAAGATTCACAGGCCACCTATCTGGGACTAACTCAAGGATTGTACTGGAAAGACCCGAAAATCAACCCGGCTCGTTTCGATAGAAAGCATGTGGAACGCCAGGCTGCAGTCATCGGGCATGATCATGCCTTCAACGAAAATTGGAAATTGATTACCCGTTCGTATTGGACGAATGTCGGATTCGATTTTAAGCAGGAATCCTATTCTTATAATAGCCCGAACGAACTCGGTCTCCCGACTCCACCTACCGGAAACGTCTTTGCAGTGTATTCTCCCGCTCCCATCGGAAACCGTCCGGGAGACGTGATTTACATGTTAAATACCACTCCGAATCGGCACCAATTTTTTCGGACGGGTGGATTGGAAACGAAACTGGAAGGTAAGTTCGTTGCCTTCGGTTTAGAGCACGAAATCTCCGGCGGGGCACGGGCACATTATGAAACTGTAAATGCGGCTTATAACCAATTTCCGTATCCGACGATGAATCAAGGAATTACGACTCAACAGCAGACTCGGAATGCGAGAGCATACGCCACCTATGTTCAGGACTCAATTAAACTGACCGAGCGGTTGAAAATTATTCCGGGAGTCAGATACGAATATATTTCGCAGGGAGTATTCACTCATCGAAAATTCGCCACGGCTACCGATGTAACGTACGGATTGGCTACGACCGTAGGTCAGAATATCCTAGTAAATCAGGCTAACGAGAGTTATACGAAAGTGGTTTTACCCGGTTTCGGAATAACCTATGATTTGATGGAGAAGTTCATGTGGTTTGCAGGCGCTCATACGGCCTTTGCCCCTCCCTCATTTTCCACCATCCTGAATCCTTCGTTAGGGTTAGGGTATAAGCTTAACGCGGAAAGGTCCAATAATTACGAGACCGGTGTTAGAGGGAATATTACGAAATACTTCTATACTCAAATAAGCACGTATGCATTATTCTTTTCCAATCAGATCGTGAACACGAACGAGGCCGGTTCCTCGATAGGAGCGGTTCCGATCAACGCCGGTAAGTCGGTGAACCGAGGCGTGGAAAGTAATTTCGTATTCGATTTCGGGAAGTTCGCGGAGTCTCGCTGGGAGATACCTCTGGAAATCGCGTATTCTTATACTCGTGCGATTTCGACGACTTACGTTCCGGTCGGAACGATTCAGAATGCAGACGGTACGGTAAGCGTAACGAATCAACCGTTGTTCAGCGTTAACTCTGCCGGAAACGTTATCAAAGTAAATACGAGCGGGAATTATCTCCCGTATGTTCCGATGCACACGGTCATCACCGCCTTCGGCGTTAAAAGTCCTCGCGGGTTTTACGTAAGAGTAGAGTATCAACATTTCGATAAACAGTATTCCGATTTACAAAACACGAAAAACCAGAGTTCGGATGGTAGCCAGGGTGTGGTGCCGGCATACGGGATTTGGAACGCAGACTTCGGCTATGAGGTTCCCGGAGGAAGATGGTCGATATTTGTGAACGGTAAAAATTTGGAAGACCGAGTCTATATTTCCGGAAGACTTCCGGTCGGAATCCAGCAAGGACCGTATCGTCAGATCAATATCGGGGCGACGCTGAAATTGGATTAG